The genome window GAAGAGTTAGGAACATCTACTCCAACCTCTATTACTGTTGTTGAAACTAAAATATCTAACTCTTTATTTTTAAATCTGTGCATAACTTCATCTTTTTCTGAATTTTTCATTTTCCCATGAAGTACACCAATCTTATAATTTGAAAGATATCCTTCTACCTCTTCTTTTAACTCTTCAGTAGATTTAGCAGAAAGTTTATCACTTTCCTCTATAAGTGGAGCTATGAAATAAGCTTGTCTTCCTTGAGAGAGCTTTTTCTCTATAAAATTATACATAGTTTCTATCTCTTCATCTGTAGATATCCATTTTGTACGTATAGGTTTTCTTCCAGGTGGTAACTCATCTATTATAGATACATCTAAATCTCCATATATACTTAAAGCTAAAGAACGTGGAATTGGTGTTGCACTCATAACTACTAAATTAGCAAGTACTCCCTTATCTCTTAAAGCCTTTCTCTGAAGCACTCCAAATCTATGTTGTTCATCTATTACTACTAACCCCAATCTATGAAAAACAACATTTTCCTCTATTAAAGCATGTGTCCCTATAACTATTCCTACATCTCCATTTGCTATATCTTCTAACAATTTTTGTTTCTTTTTTCCAGTAAAACTTCCTGTTAAAAGTTCAACTCTTACCCCTAATTTTTCAAACTTCTCTTTTACAGATAGATAGTGTTGTACTGCTAATATCTCTGTTGGTGCCATAAGGACTCCCTGATAAGAGTTTTCTAGCATATATAGAAGTAATACCATAGATACAGCTGTTTTTCCACTTCCAACATCTCCTTGAACCAATCTATTAACTATTCTTCCATGAGCTAAATCTTTATATATCTCTGTAATAACTCTCTTTTGAGCATTAGTTAAAGAAAAAGGAAGAGAATTCAAATACTCTTTAACTAAGGTTTTTTTATCTTCTAAATGATATTTCTCCTTATTTTGATTATCTATTTCAAATCTTTTTTGAAGTATTCCCATCTCCAAAACTAAAAGCTCCTCCACAGCAAAACGTCTTTTAGCTTCTTCAAGATTTTTATTATTCTTAGGAAAATGAATCTCTCTTAGAGCATTTTTTCTTTCCATCAATTTATATTTTTTCATTATCTCTTCAGGGATATTTTCTTCCATAATTGCTAAAACTGTATTTAAAGTTTTTTCCATTAACTTTCTTAAAGAATTTTGAGGTAATTCTTTACTTGAACTGTAAATTGGAAGTATCTCTCCTTCATCTAGCTTTTTTTGATTACTGCTCAACTTAAATTCAGGGTTAACTATTTGAAATATATATCCTCTTTTTATTTGTCCAATAAATATATACTCTTCTCCTATTTTTAAACTCTTTCTTAAATATGGCATCTGAAACCAGATTAACTCAATTATTCCAGTACCATCAGTAGCAGTAGCCTTAACCATTTTTAACCCAGATCTTGTAGGAGGAGCTGATACAGTCAAAAGAGTTGCTTTTAAAACTACATACTCTTCTCCTCTTAATTCTCCTATTTTTTTTATATTTGTTCTATCATCATAAGCTCTTGGAAAATAATATAGCATATCATATATAGATTTTATTCCTAATTTCTCCAACTTTTTTATATTCTTTATATCTAAACCAATATCAATATTTTCTAAAGGCCAATATATAGCTTTATATCTCTGCACTCTTTTCACTTCCTTTCTTTTTTTAATAGTTCTATTATATCATATCTAAAATTAACTTTCTAAAGAAAAATTAAGTATAAAATGGTATAATAAAGATGAAATAATTAATTTTTGGAGGTTAATATGAGTAATCCTAAAACAGCTCTTGAACTTATGAAAGCTAGATATGAAGCATACACTAAAGGGGATATTGAATTTATAAAAAAGACTCACGATCCTAAAACAGCTAAAGGAATTAATTGGAAAGAAGCGGAAGAATGGTCTAAAAACTCTAAATGGTTAGGTCTTGAAATAATTGAAACTATAGCTGGTACACAATTTGATAAAGAAGGAATTGTGGAATTTAAGGCTAAATATATGGATATTTCAACTGGAGAAGAGATAATTCATCATGAAAGAAGTTATTTTGTAAAAAAAGGTAGACACTGGTATTATAAAGGATGGTTACCTATAAATAATTTATAAAAGTGAGGAATGATTATGGAAATTTATTATTTTACAGGAACTGGAAACTCTCTATATATTGCTAAAAAAATTAAAGAGAACTTTATTAAATGTAGTTTAATCCCAATAGAAACTCTTTTACATCTTGAAAAAATTACTCCAAAATCTAAAGAGGTTGGATTTGTTTTTCCAGTATATTTTGGAGATATTTCAGAGTTTATAAAAAGAATAATCAAGAAATTTGACTTTTCAAATGTTGAATATATTTTTGTTATTCCCAATTGCTATAGTATTGCTGGAGCTACTTTTATAAATCTTAGAAAAATTTTAAAAGCTCAAAATAAAAATATAAATTATGAAAATATTTTATTTATGCCAGATAATGCTATTCTTTTTCCTATAGAAAAAGATTATGAAAAATTAAAACAAGTGGAGAAAGATATTATCCTTGTTATTGAAGATATTAAAAAGAAAACTAATAAAAGACTATCTACTAATTATTTTCAAATTCTTCAATACTATTTTATGAAACTTTTTTCTAATTGGGAGTTTTCTCCTAAAAAGTTTATTGTAAATAATAGTTGTATTAGTTGTGGTATTTGTAAACAAGTATGTCCAACTAAAAATATTGAAATAAAAGATGGAAAACCTATATTTAATTCAAATTGTATTCATTGCCTTGCTTGTTTTCATTGGTGTCCAAAAGAAGCTATCTCTATGAGAAATTTTACAATTAAAAATAGAAGAAAATATCATAATTCCTAATGTCGAATTAAATGAAATCATTAGAAAAAAATAAGGGAGAGCCTTTTCTCCCTATTCATCTAATTCAGCACAAGCTTTTTCATACTCTATTTGGCTCTCTTGAAATCCCTTTTCTTTATATGGAAAGTTTTTATCAAATTCCTCTATCTCTTCTGAAGTTGCTTCTAAATCTTCAGAAAACAGAACATAACCAGATATATTTTCCAAAGCTCCTTCAGATAGTGGTAGTACTAATAGCCCTTTATAAAATTTCATATCTGGCATAGAGATTCCATATCTTTTCCCAGCTAAAAAACCATATGGTTCATAGTGATATGGATAACCAAGAGTTATAATTGCTCTATACCCCATCTCTTTAGCCTTTTCTATTGTATAAGTTATTAATTTTCTACCTAATCCCTGTCTATGAAACTTTGGTGATATAAATACAGGTCCAAAAGATATGACCTTATGTTCTATCTCATTCTTATCTATTATCTTAGAATTAGTATAAAAAATTGCCCCTTCTACTTCTCCATTTACTTCAATGACATAAGTTAGCTCTTTTATAAAATCTGGGCTTCTACGCAACTTATTTACTACTGCATGTATATCTGTCCCAGGAAAATATAGATTCCAAAAAGCTTCTCTTGCAATCTCTTCAACTCTTCTATAATCTTTTTCTTCTTCTCTTCTTATGACAGTATTCATAATTTACCCCTTTACCTTATTTTCTTTTATTGTATCAACTATTTCATATCAAGTAAATAATTTTTATTGAACTTCTTTTTAAAATTAGATAAAATATTATAAAAAAGTGAGGTTATTTATGAAGATAATTTTTTCTCCAAGTAAAACAATGAAATATAAGAATATAGATTTTAAAAATAGCAAAAATATAGAATTTACTAATCATACAAAAACTCTTATAGAGAAATTAAAAACTTTTACATTAGAAGATATAGCTACTATTTTTAAATTAAAAGGTAAACTTTTAGAAGAAACATATGATAATATTCAAAATTTTGAAACTCTTTCTGAATATGAAGCCCTTGCTCTCTATGAAGGAGTTACTTTTAGGCAATTAAAAATAGAGAAATTTACTGATAAAGAACTTGATTATTTGAATAAAAACCTTTTTATCTTTTCAGCTCTTTATGGTGCAATATCACCAAATACAAAAATTAAACCTTACCGTTTAGATATGACTATAAATATTTTAGATGAAAGTATTTACAAATTTTGGAATAAGGATATTAATAACTATCTTGAGAAATATTCCACAGAAGTTTTTATCAATCTTGCTTCTAAAGAATTTTCTAAAATTTTAGATTATAAAAAATTTAAAGTAATTGATATTGAGTTTAGACAAAATATTGATGGAAAATTGAAAAATATTAGTACTGAAGGTAAAAAAGCTAGAGGAATGATGCTTAACTACATGACTTTAAACTCTATTGAAAATATAGAAAAAATAAAAGAGTTCTCTGAAGATGGTTATAAATTTTCTTCAGAAAACTCTACAGAAACTAAACTATTTTTTATAAAATAATTTCAGTAACTTTCAGTTTTTTAATTAAAAGACTAAAAATTGTTCCATATTCCAAGAAGTTGATTAACTATAGCTTATTTCACTGAGTTAATCTAACTTCTCTTCATAAATTACACAATTCTTTAAATTTTTTTATCAAGTTACAACTAAATAATTATATCTATTTAGCACTTAAAGCTGCCATTGTTATATAGTTGTATGGCTGATTAAAATGTGGCAAGAAGAAGATATCTAATAATTTTAATTTATCAATAGTTACTCCTTCTTGAATAGCTAGTGAGAACATATGAATTCCCATAGATATATCTTGTCTAGAAGCTAGTTGAGCACCTAAAACTCTTCTAGTATCCATATCATAAACTATGCTAATTAATACTTTATCATTATTATGTTCTATAAATCCAGGTTTTTGTAAGTCTTCATAAGAAGTTGCCACAGCATTATATCCTAATCTTTTAGCTTTTTCTAATGTAAGCCCTGTTGAAACCATATTTAATCCATAGATTGATATTCCATTAGAACCTTGAACTCCTATGCTCTCTAATTTTGTTCCACATACATTATGAGCTGCTACAACCCCAGAACGTACAGCATTAGTAGCTAATGCTATATAGTTAGTATCTTGAATTGAGTTATCATATACAGTAGCACAATCTCCTATTGCGTATACATCTTCTAAACTTGTTTTTTGTGTTAAGTCTACTTTATAAGCATTTTTAAATAATTCTAACTTATCTTTTCCTAGTTTAGTATTTGGTACAAATCCAACTGCTAATATTACCATATCAGCTTTATATGATTTTTTATCTGTAATTACTTCTTCAACTTTGCCATTTCCTTTTATTTCAAGAACTTTCTCTCCATAATTTAAATTAATTCCATTATCAGCTAGATTTTTATTCATTAGATCTCTAAACTCTTTATCATAATATCCAGATAGACAGCTATCTGCTAAGTCAATTAGTTCTACATTTTTTCCTATTCTTTGGAAAGCTTCAGCAAGTTCTACTCCAATATATCCAGCACCTACTACTACTATATTTTTGAACTCCTTGTTCTCTAATTTTTTTATTACATCTTCAGCATGTTGATATAACTTAACAAATTGTACATTTTCTAAATCTTTTCCTGGAATATTTAAATCTATAGGTAATGACCCTGTTGAAAGGATTAGTTTATCATATGATTCCTCATATTTTTCTCCATTTTTTCCAGTTGCATAAACTATTTTTTTATCAAAATCTATATTAGTAACTTCTGTTTCCATATGGATTTTTGCTCCTTTAGCTTCTAATCCCTCTTTTGTTGCATAAAATAATCCCTCTGGACCCGAAATTTGTTTTCCTATCCAAAGTGCCATTCCACAACCTAAGAAACTAATATTTGAATTTCTATCAAATACTACTACTTCATTATTTGAATAATT of uncultured Fusobacterium sp. contains these proteins:
- the nox gene encoding H2O-forming NADH oxidase; translation: MSKIVVVGANHAGTAAINTMLNNYSNNEVVVFDRNSNISFLGCGMALWIGKQISGPEGLFYATKEGLEAKGAKIHMETEVTNIDFDKKIVYATGKNGEKYEESYDKLILSTGSLPIDLNIPGKDLENVQFVKLYQHAEDVIKKLENKEFKNIVVVGAGYIGVELAEAFQRIGKNVELIDLADSCLSGYYDKEFRDLMNKNLADNGINLNYGEKVLEIKGNGKVEEVITDKKSYKADMVILAVGFVPNTKLGKDKLELFKNAYKVDLTQKTSLEDVYAIGDCATVYDNSIQDTNYIALATNAVRSGVVAAHNVCGTKLESIGVQGSNGISIYGLNMVSTGLTLEKAKRLGYNAVATSYEDLQKPGFIEHNNDKVLISIVYDMDTRRVLGAQLASRQDISMGIHMFSLAIQEGVTIDKLKLLDIFFLPHFNQPYNYITMAALSAK
- a CDS encoding EFR1 family ferrodoxin (N-terminal region resembles flavodoxins. C-terminal ferrodoxin region binds two 4Fe-4S clusters.); translated protein: MEIYYFTGTGNSLYIAKKIKENFIKCSLIPIETLLHLEKITPKSKEVGFVFPVYFGDISEFIKRIIKKFDFSNVEYIFVIPNCYSIAGATFINLRKILKAQNKNINYENILFMPDNAILFPIEKDYEKLKQVEKDIILVIEDIKKKTNKRLSTNYFQILQYYFMKLFSNWEFSPKKFIVNNSCISCGICKQVCPTKNIEIKDGKPIFNSNCIHCLACFHWCPKEAISMRNFTIKNRRKYHNS
- a CDS encoding YchJ family metal-binding protein, producing the protein MSNPKTALELMKARYEAYTKGDIEFIKKTHDPKTAKGINWKEAEEWSKNSKWLGLEIIETIAGTQFDKEGIVEFKAKYMDISTGEEIIHHERSYFVKKGRHWYYKGWLPINNL
- a CDS encoding N-acetyltransferase, which codes for MNTVIRREEEKDYRRVEEIAREAFWNLYFPGTDIHAVVNKLRRSPDFIKELTYVIEVNGEVEGAIFYTNSKIIDKNEIEHKVISFGPVFISPKFHRQGLGRKLITYTIEKAKEMGYRAIITLGYPYHYEPYGFLAGKRYGISMPDMKFYKGLLVLPLSEGALENISGYVLFSEDLEATSEEIEEFDKNFPYKEKGFQESQIEYEKACAELDE
- a CDS encoding YaaA family protein gives rise to the protein MKIIFSPSKTMKYKNIDFKNSKNIEFTNHTKTLIEKLKTFTLEDIATIFKLKGKLLEETYDNIQNFETLSEYEALALYEGVTFRQLKIEKFTDKELDYLNKNLFIFSALYGAISPNTKIKPYRLDMTINILDESIYKFWNKDINNYLEKYSTEVFINLASKEFSKILDYKKFKVIDIEFRQNIDGKLKNISTEGKKARGMMLNYMTLNSIENIEKIKEFSEDGYKFSSENSTETKLFFIK
- the recG gene encoding ATP-dependent DNA helicase RecG, with the protein product MKRVQRYKAIYWPLENIDIGLDIKNIKKLEKLGIKSIYDMLYYFPRAYDDRTNIKKIGELRGEEYVVLKATLLTVSAPPTRSGLKMVKATATDGTGIIELIWFQMPYLRKSLKIGEEYIFIGQIKRGYIFQIVNPEFKLSSNQKKLDEGEILPIYSSSKELPQNSLRKLMEKTLNTVLAIMEENIPEEIMKKYKLMERKNALREIHFPKNNKNLEEAKRRFAVEELLVLEMGILQKRFEIDNQNKEKYHLEDKKTLVKEYLNSLPFSLTNAQKRVITEIYKDLAHGRIVNRLVQGDVGSGKTAVSMVLLLYMLENSYQGVLMAPTEILAVQHYLSVKEKFEKLGVRVELLTGSFTGKKKQKLLEDIANGDVGIVIGTHALIEENVVFHRLGLVVIDEQHRFGVLQRKALRDKGVLANLVVMSATPIPRSLALSIYGDLDVSIIDELPPGRKPIRTKWISTDEEIETMYNFIEKKLSQGRQAYFIAPLIEESDKLSAKSTEELKEEVEGYLSNYKIGVLHGKMKNSEKDEVMHRFKNKELDILVSTTVIEVGVDVPNSSIIVINNAERFGLSALHQLRGRVGRGEYQSYCFLVSKTDNATSKARLQVMEETQDGFKIAEEDLRLRKSGEIFGTKQSGLSDLKFVDIVHDVKTIKLVKDICYEYLKENNGKIENEYLIIDISEKFKEIK